The Amycolatopsis viridis genome window below encodes:
- a CDS encoding ROK family transcriptional regulator, with amino-acid sequence MDAQAMRRHNVALVMELIARDAPVSRVELARRTGLTKATVSSLVAELTGAELVRDLGPEPGRAPGRPAGRLVLDPYGPVALGLQFGSGHIAGVILDLSGRPLARRLRRFDVAAGGAPDGVRAARPVLRQLFDEATTAGRLVAGVGVAVGGTVSHGLVSALPLGWHGVDLRGLVAAELRALDLHGLDVLVAGEVACAALAEYQAGAARDWLYLGGEEVIGLAPLNPAASLAGDLGHVPVRRRGEPCPCGGRGCLDRYAGRPAMAAAAGLADAGVTRLLAGEEPLAVRVREQDPGALRALHRASEALADALIGVRALLAPETIVLGGRLAGLGEAFRHAVVGRLGSGLTVRLSRLGPDAAVRGAAGRVIARVVADPLAWIEG; translated from the coding sequence ATGGACGCGCAGGCCATGCGGCGGCACAACGTCGCCCTGGTGATGGAACTGATCGCCCGCGACGCCCCGGTGTCGCGGGTCGAGCTCGCGCGGCGAACCGGGCTGACGAAGGCGACCGTGTCGAGCCTGGTCGCCGAGTTGACCGGGGCGGAGCTGGTGCGCGACCTCGGGCCGGAGCCGGGGCGCGCACCGGGCCGGCCGGCCGGGCGTCTCGTGCTCGACCCGTACGGGCCGGTCGCGCTCGGCCTGCAGTTCGGCTCCGGGCACATCGCGGGCGTGATCCTGGACCTGTCCGGGCGCCCGCTCGCCCGGCGGCTGCGGCGGTTCGACGTGGCCGCCGGGGGCGCGCCGGACGGGGTGCGCGCGGCCCGGCCGGTGCTGCGGCAGCTGTTCGACGAGGCCACCACCGCCGGGCGGCTGGTCGCGGGCGTCGGGGTCGCGGTCGGCGGCACGGTGTCGCATGGCCTGGTCTCGGCGTTGCCGCTGGGCTGGCACGGGGTGGACCTGCGGGGGCTGGTCGCGGCCGAGTTGCGGGCGCTGGACCTGCACGGGCTGGACGTCCTGGTGGCCGGGGAGGTGGCGTGCGCGGCGCTGGCGGAGTACCAGGCCGGGGCGGCACGGGACTGGCTGTACCTGGGTGGGGAGGAGGTGATCGGGCTCGCGCCGCTCAACCCGGCCGCGAGCCTCGCGGGCGATCTCGGGCACGTGCCGGTGCGCCGTCGCGGCGAGCCGTGCCCGTGCGGCGGGCGCGGGTGCCTGGACCGCTACGCGGGCCGCCCGGCGATGGCGGCGGCCGCCGGGCTGGCGGACGCCGGGGTCACGCGGCTGCTGGCCGGCGAGGAACCGTTGGCCGTCCGGGTGCGGGAGCAGGACCCGGGGGCGCTGCGGGCGCTGCACCGCGCGAGTGAGGCCCTGGCCGACGCCCTGATCGGGGTGCGTGCCCTGCTCGCGCCGGAGACGATCGTGCTCGGCGGCCGTCTCGCTGGCCTGGGCGAGGCGTTCCGGCACGCGGTGGTGGGCCGGCTCGGATCCGGGCTGACGGTGCGGTTGTCGAGGCTGGGCCCGGATGCCGCGGTGCGCGGCGCGGCGGGACGGGTGATCGCGCGGGTCGTCGCGGACCCGCTTGCCTGGATCGAGGGCTGA
- a CDS encoding class I SAM-dependent DNA methyltransferase, producing MIDPAVLHDTRAAYDAVAPTYAELFSNVLETRPMERALLAAFAELVRVHGAGPVADLGCGPGHVTAHLNALGLDTFGVDLSAEMVALARRAHPHLQFDEGSMAALDLPGGALGGILAFYSIIHTPPVQLPAVFTEFERVLAPGGHLLLGFFAGDDPRPQEFDHKVTLAYRWSPDSLLDLVRQAGFTEVGRMLREPYEHERQFRHCQLLVRKPGNP from the coding sequence GTGATCGACCCCGCCGTCCTGCACGACACCCGCGCCGCCTACGACGCCGTGGCGCCCACCTACGCCGAGCTCTTCAGCAACGTGCTCGAGACCCGGCCGATGGAACGTGCGCTGCTCGCGGCGTTCGCCGAACTCGTCCGGGTCCACGGCGCCGGACCGGTCGCGGACCTCGGATGCGGCCCCGGCCACGTGACCGCGCACCTCAACGCGCTCGGGCTGGACACCTTCGGCGTCGACCTGTCCGCCGAGATGGTCGCGCTGGCCCGCCGGGCGCACCCGCACCTGCAGTTCGACGAGGGGTCGATGGCCGCGCTGGACCTCCCCGGCGGAGCTCTCGGCGGCATCCTCGCGTTCTACTCGATCATCCACACGCCCCCGGTGCAGCTGCCCGCCGTGTTCACCGAGTTCGAGCGCGTGCTGGCGCCGGGCGGCCACCTGCTGCTCGGCTTCTTCGCCGGCGACGACCCCCGACCGCAGGAATTCGACCACAAGGTGACGCTCGCCTATCGATGGTCGCCGGACAGCCTCCTGGACCTGGTGCGGCAGGCCGGTTTCACCGAAGTGGGCCGGATGCTGCGCGAGCCGTACGAGCACGAGCGGCAGTTCCGGCACTGCCAGCTGCTGGTCCGCAAGCCCGGCAACCCCTGA
- a CDS encoding LysR family transcriptional regulator: MIDLRRLHVLRAVDHYGTVTAAAQALHFTPSAASQQIRQLSRELGVALLEPQGRRVRLTSAAQRLLAHADDIQARWELAEQDLRADGDQPAGLVRMAGFPGALSALLAPAAAALTSRYPRLVPRLREAEAAHSFDLLFDGEVDLAVVEATPDEPPRDRARFDQRPLVDDPFDLVVAPGHRLAGRERVDLAEAADEPWIVPSTPCTCRTHVLAACGAAGFTPDAAHDALNWDATTALVAHGLGVALVPRLARVPANHAVVRIPCVDEPRRKILTVTRRGGHVNPAIAAVLDELAGLAPALLTV; encoded by the coding sequence ATGATTGACCTGCGCCGCCTCCACGTACTGCGCGCCGTGGACCACTACGGCACGGTGACCGCGGCGGCGCAGGCGCTGCACTTCACCCCGTCGGCAGCATCCCAGCAAATCCGCCAGCTCAGCCGCGAGCTGGGCGTGGCGCTGCTCGAGCCGCAGGGCCGCCGGGTCCGGCTGACCTCCGCGGCACAACGGCTCCTGGCCCATGCCGACGACATCCAGGCCCGCTGGGAACTGGCCGAACAGGACCTGCGGGCCGACGGTGACCAGCCCGCCGGGCTCGTGCGGATGGCCGGATTCCCGGGCGCGCTGAGCGCGCTGCTCGCCCCGGCCGCGGCGGCGCTCACCAGCCGCTACCCCCGCCTCGTCCCACGACTCCGGGAGGCCGAGGCCGCGCACAGCTTCGACCTGCTGTTCGACGGGGAGGTCGACCTGGCCGTGGTGGAGGCCACCCCGGACGAACCGCCGCGCGACCGCGCCCGGTTCGACCAGCGGCCGCTCGTGGACGACCCGTTCGACCTGGTGGTCGCTCCCGGCCACCGGCTCGCCGGCCGGGAGCGCGTGGACCTCGCCGAGGCCGCCGACGAGCCGTGGATCGTGCCCAGCACGCCCTGCACCTGCCGCACGCACGTCCTGGCCGCGTGCGGCGCGGCCGGCTTCACCCCGGACGCCGCACACGATGCGCTGAACTGGGACGCCACCACCGCGCTGGTCGCGCACGGGCTCGGCGTGGCGCTGGTGCCGCGGCTGGCCCGGGTGCCGGCGAACCACGCCGTGGTCCGGATCCCCTGCGTGGACGAGCCGCGGCGCAAGATCCTCACCGTCACCCGGCGCGGCGGTCACGTGAACCCCGCGATCGCCGCCGTGCTGGACGAACTGGCGGGCTTGGCCCCGGCGCTGCTCACCGTCTGA
- a CDS encoding LysR family transcriptional regulator translates to MELRHLRYFVVTCEAGTVSRAAELLHITQPSLSRQLRQLEDELGAGLFDRAGRRMTPSRVGRALLGSARDVLARADALKTAATFHAHGRIDRLTVGAPTVTLTDVVAPFIATLAPEDPTIDVLGADGLSAVDTLARGADLAIATAAPRAPYRSRRLAVLPVWAYVPARHPWCDREAVALEEVLAETVIILPPAFTARQALDAALLAAGTTYARVIEAANGTVAQAHAAAGRGVALVSDDPRFGLVPLRVHAGQRQLEITLFAAWDSRHEAATTLEAFARRLGGFVAARYG, encoded by the coding sequence ATGGAGTTGCGTCACCTGCGGTACTTCGTGGTGACCTGTGAGGCCGGCACGGTGAGCCGCGCGGCGGAGCTGCTGCACATCACGCAGCCGAGCCTGTCCCGGCAGCTGCGGCAGCTGGAGGACGAGCTGGGCGCCGGGCTGTTCGACCGGGCCGGGCGGCGGATGACGCCGTCGCGGGTCGGCCGTGCGCTCCTCGGCAGCGCACGCGACGTGCTGGCGCGCGCGGACGCGCTGAAGACGGCGGCGACGTTCCACGCGCACGGCCGCATCGACCGCCTCACCGTCGGCGCGCCGACGGTGACGCTCACCGACGTGGTGGCCCCGTTCATCGCGACGCTGGCCCCCGAGGACCCGACCATCGACGTGCTGGGCGCGGACGGTCTGTCCGCAGTGGACACGCTGGCGCGCGGGGCCGACCTCGCGATCGCCACCGCCGCACCGCGCGCGCCGTACCGGTCGCGGCGGCTGGCCGTGCTGCCGGTGTGGGCGTACGTGCCGGCGCGGCACCCGTGGTGCGACCGGGAGGCGGTGGCACTGGAGGAGGTGCTGGCGGAGACGGTGATCATCCTGCCGCCGGCGTTCACCGCACGGCAGGCCCTGGACGCGGCGCTGCTCGCGGCGGGCACGACCTACGCGCGGGTGATCGAGGCCGCGAACGGCACGGTGGCGCAGGCGCATGCGGCCGCGGGGCGGGGAGTGGCGCTGGTGTCGGACGATCCGCGGTTCGGACTGGTGCCGCTGCGGGTCCACGCCGGGCAGCGGCAGCTGGAGATCACCCTGTTCGCGGCGTGGGATTCGCGGCACGAGGCGGCCACCACGCTGGAGGCGTTCGCACGACGCCTGGGCGGGTTCGTCGCCGCCCGGTACGGATGA
- a CDS encoding cytochrome P450 yields the protein MLRAAARRGDLQARLVAEAAVSPTAALTGLFDEIRAHGPLYKGSFACVTTSHAAVREVLTSNDFRTGVGVATDGVLARLGEWSASEAMNPITPPSLLATEPPEHTRYRKLVTRVFTVRAVEKLRVRTEEIARDLLDALDPDGPVDLIESYCALLPVTVIAEILGVPEEDRRRVLELGTAAAPSLDMGLSWREFRAVESALAEFDAWLGDHLDRLRARPGDNLLSQLVAAREDGVGLTDLELRSTAGLVLAAGFETTVNLLGNGIALLHDHPGQLAALRAEPSRWANAVEEILRVDPPVLLTGRTCLRDTEICGVPVRAGSVVATILAGANRDPAVFAEPGRFDVRRENAREHISFSAGRHYCLGAALARMEGEVGLRALFDRYPQLRLTPGARRRKTRILRGFERLPARLNGRS from the coding sequence ATGCTGCGCGCCGCTGCCCGGCGCGGGGACCTGCAGGCCCGGCTGGTCGCCGAGGCCGCCGTGTCGCCCACCGCCGCGCTCACCGGGCTGTTCGACGAGATCCGCGCGCACGGCCCGCTGTACAAGGGGTCGTTCGCCTGCGTCACGACCAGCCACGCCGCGGTCCGGGAAGTGCTGACCAGCAACGACTTCCGCACCGGGGTCGGCGTGGCCACCGACGGGGTGCTGGCGCGGCTGGGCGAGTGGTCGGCGAGCGAGGCCATGAACCCGATCACGCCGCCGTCGCTGCTGGCGACCGAGCCGCCGGAGCACACGCGCTACCGCAAGCTGGTGACCCGGGTCTTCACCGTCCGCGCCGTGGAGAAGCTGCGGGTGCGCACCGAGGAGATCGCCCGCGACCTGCTCGACGCGCTGGATCCGGACGGGCCGGTCGACCTGATCGAGTCCTACTGCGCGCTGCTGCCGGTGACCGTGATCGCCGAGATCCTCGGCGTGCCGGAGGAGGACCGGCGGCGGGTGCTCGAACTGGGCACGGCCGCCGCGCCGAGCCTCGACATGGGCCTGTCGTGGCGGGAGTTCCGGGCGGTGGAGTCGGCACTGGCCGAGTTCGACGCGTGGCTCGGCGACCACCTGGACCGCCTGCGCGCGCGTCCGGGCGACAACCTGCTCAGCCAGCTGGTGGCCGCGCGCGAGGACGGTGTCGGGCTGACCGATCTGGAGTTGCGCTCGACGGCCGGGCTGGTGCTCGCGGCCGGGTTCGAGACGACTGTCAACCTGCTCGGCAACGGGATCGCCCTGCTGCACGACCATCCCGGGCAGCTCGCGGCGCTGCGGGCAGAACCGTCGCGGTGGGCGAACGCGGTCGAGGAGATCCTCCGCGTCGACCCGCCCGTGCTGCTCACCGGCCGGACCTGCCTGCGCGACACGGAGATCTGCGGGGTCCCGGTGCGCGCGGGCTCGGTGGTGGCGACGATCCTCGCCGGCGCTAACCGCGATCCGGCGGTCTTCGCCGAGCCCGGCCGGTTCGACGTGCGGCGGGAGAACGCGCGCGAGCACATCTCGTTCTCGGCCGGCCGCCACTACTGCCTCGGCGCCGCGCTGGCCCGCATGGAGGGCGAGGTCGGGTTGCGCGCGCTGTTCGACCGCTACCCGCAGCTTCGGCTGACGCCGGGCGCGCGGCGCCGGAAAACCCGCATCCTGCGCGGGTTCGAGCGCCTGCCTGCCCGCCTCAATGGACGGTCCTAA
- a CDS encoding OsmC family protein codes for MSKEHGYQVTVTWSGTTGEGYRAYDRGHDITAEGKPVIAATADPAFLGDPSRWNPEELLVASLSQCHMLTYLALCARHRITVTGYRDTATGRMAETPDGGGHFTEVTLNPVVTVATAEDADRAAELHHRAHELCFIANSVSFPVRHVPETKIA; via the coding sequence ATGAGCAAAGAACACGGCTACCAGGTCACCGTCACCTGGAGCGGCACCACCGGCGAGGGCTACCGGGCCTACGACCGCGGTCACGACATCACCGCCGAGGGCAAACCCGTGATCGCCGCGACCGCCGACCCCGCCTTCCTCGGCGACCCCTCCCGCTGGAACCCGGAGGAGCTGCTGGTGGCGTCGCTGTCGCAGTGCCACATGCTGACCTACCTGGCTTTGTGCGCGCGGCACCGCATCACCGTCACCGGCTACCGCGACACCGCGACCGGCCGGATGGCCGAAACGCCGGACGGCGGCGGGCACTTCACCGAGGTGACCCTGAACCCGGTCGTCACCGTGGCGACGGCGGAGGACGCCGACCGGGCCGCCGAACTCCACCACCGCGCACACGAGCTGTGCTTCATCGCGAACTCGGTGTCGTTCCCGGTCCGGCACGTCCCGGAGACCAAGATCGCCTAG
- a CDS encoding SsgA family sporulation/cell division regulator: protein MRNDHVTLRSTAVFDLLAPRAPAVPVKVELRYDTRDPYAVVAAFRTGRAGWVEWVYARDLLADGLLAEAGDGDVRIRPSVEDPESVMIELNSPSGHAVFEASAQELADFLDRTYDVVLPGNEHLWVDMDEALTHLIPNDLG from the coding sequence ATGCGCAACGACCACGTGACGCTCCGCTCCACGGCGGTGTTCGACCTCCTGGCCCCGCGCGCTCCGGCCGTGCCGGTGAAGGTGGAGCTGCGGTACGACACCCGCGACCCGTACGCGGTCGTGGCGGCGTTCCGCACCGGCCGCGCCGGCTGGGTGGAATGGGTGTACGCCCGGGACCTGCTGGCCGACGGCCTGCTGGCCGAGGCGGGCGACGGCGACGTCCGGATCCGCCCGTCGGTCGAGGACCCCGAGTCGGTGATGATCGAACTGAACTCCCCGTCGGGGCACGCGGTGTTCGAGGCCTCCGCCCAGGAGCTCGCCGACTTCCTGGATCGCACCTATGACGTGGTGCTCCCCGGCAACGAGCACCTGTGGGTCGACATGGACGAGGCCCTCACCCACCTGATCCCCAACGATCTTGGATAG
- a CDS encoding ABC transporter ATP-binding protein, which yields MAEVSYRQASRLYPGSPPVRAVDSLDLDIADGEFLVLVGPSGSGKSTALRMLAGLEDVDEGAILIDGKDVTAIPPKDRDIAMVFQSYALYPHMTVAENMGFALKLKRVSKAKIAERVREAAALLDLTPYLDRKPKALSGGQRQRVAMGRAIVREPAVFLMDEPLSNLDAKLRVETRANIAALQKRLGTTTIYVTHDQVEAMTMGHRVAVLKDGKLQQCDTPRNLYERPRNAFVAGFIGSPAMNLKTVTLSPEGAQLDGLTVPLPRATMAAARSAGVESVTLGLRPESLRLAGAGEPAAKLVVELVEELGADAYIHGGVKIGDRVERFVVRADGRRPPQLGETVQIAVGDPDEVHAFHPETGERLPTAG from the coding sequence ATGGCTGAGGTCAGCTACCGGCAGGCGTCGCGGCTCTACCCCGGCTCGCCGCCGGTCCGGGCCGTGGACAGCCTCGATCTCGACATCGCCGACGGCGAGTTCCTGGTCCTGGTCGGCCCCTCGGGGTCGGGCAAGTCGACGGCGCTGCGGATGCTCGCCGGACTGGAGGACGTCGACGAGGGCGCGATCCTCATCGACGGCAAGGACGTCACCGCGATCCCGCCGAAGGACCGCGACATCGCGATGGTGTTCCAGTCCTACGCGCTCTACCCGCACATGACCGTCGCCGAGAACATGGGCTTCGCGCTCAAGCTCAAGCGCGTGTCCAAGGCCAAGATCGCTGAGCGGGTGCGCGAGGCGGCGGCCCTCCTCGACCTCACCCCGTACCTGGATCGCAAGCCGAAAGCGCTGTCCGGCGGGCAGCGGCAGCGGGTCGCGATGGGCCGCGCCATCGTGCGCGAGCCGGCCGTGTTCCTGATGGACGAGCCACTGTCCAACTTGGACGCCAAACTGCGGGTGGAGACCCGTGCCAACATCGCGGCGTTGCAGAAGCGCCTGGGCACCACCACCATCTACGTCACGCACGACCAGGTCGAGGCCATGACGATGGGCCACCGGGTCGCGGTGCTCAAGGACGGCAAGCTCCAGCAGTGCGACACCCCGCGCAACCTCTACGAACGGCCGCGGAACGCGTTCGTGGCCGGTTTCATCGGCTCGCCGGCGATGAACCTGAAGACCGTCACCCTCAGTCCCGAGGGTGCGCAGCTCGACGGGCTGACCGTGCCGCTCCCCCGCGCGACGATGGCCGCCGCCCGCTCCGCCGGGGTGGAGTCGGTGACGCTCGGCCTGCGGCCGGAGTCGCTGCGCCTGGCCGGTGCCGGTGAGCCGGCGGCGAAGCTCGTCGTCGAGCTGGTCGAGGAGCTGGGCGCCGACGCCTACATCCACGGCGGGGTGAAGATCGGCGACCGCGTCGAGCGGTTCGTGGTCCGCGCCGACGGACGGCGTCCGCCGCAACTGGGTGAGACCGTCCAGATCGCGGTCGGTGACCCGGACGAGGTGCACGCCTTCCACCCGGAGACGGGCGAGCGGCTGCCGACCGCCGGCTGA
- a CDS encoding TetR/AcrR family transcriptional regulator: MTDADVAATGFRDRLLRGMAAALRERDYHELTIADVVNHARTSKRTFYEQFGSKQECFVELLRETNARMVRDIAAAVQRDAPWQTQARQAVEALIGSMERDPELCLTWMRAAPSLGEAGRALSRESMDSFVALMRTLADTPELRAAGVVPPSRQLGITLFGGLRELIATTLEEGGDLAGTVEVATEVVTLIMGPRSR, encoded by the coding sequence GTGACCGACGCCGACGTGGCAGCCACCGGGTTCCGCGACCGGCTCCTGCGGGGCATGGCGGCCGCTCTGCGGGAGCGGGACTACCACGAGCTCACCATCGCCGACGTCGTCAACCACGCCCGCACCTCGAAGCGCACGTTCTACGAGCAGTTCGGGAGCAAACAGGAGTGCTTCGTCGAGCTGCTCCGGGAGACGAACGCCCGGATGGTGCGCGACATCGCGGCCGCGGTCCAGCGGGACGCCCCCTGGCAGACGCAGGCGCGGCAGGCGGTGGAGGCGCTGATCGGCTCGATGGAGCGCGACCCGGAGCTGTGCCTGACCTGGATGCGGGCCGCACCGTCCCTCGGCGAGGCGGGGCGTGCGCTGTCCCGGGAGAGCATGGACTCGTTCGTGGCGCTGATGCGGACGCTGGCCGACACGCCGGAACTCCGCGCGGCGGGCGTGGTCCCGCCGTCCCGCCAGCTGGGGATCACGTTGTTCGGCGGATTGCGCGAGCTCATCGCGACCACCCTGGAGGAGGGTGGCGACCTGGCCGGCACGGTGGAGGTCGCGACCGAGGTCGTCACGCTGATCATGGGACCCCGGTCGCGCTGA
- a CDS encoding class I SAM-dependent methyltransferase produces the protein MGVYHEQVLPRLVNVLGGMQAVAPHRARACAGLHGRVLEIGFGSGLNIPFYPPAVTAVCAVEPSDVAWKLAQDRVAGAQVPIERVGLDGQSVPLPDDSCDTALSTFTLCTIPDVRAALGELRRVLKPGGTLHFFDHGLAPDEEVQRWQHRLDPLQTRLFGGCHLTRPITGLLREAGFELHEVEQFYEKGSPKVMGADSLGVAVSP, from the coding sequence ATGGGCGTTTACCACGAGCAGGTTCTGCCGCGGCTCGTCAACGTGCTGGGCGGGATGCAGGCGGTGGCACCGCACCGTGCCCGGGCCTGCGCGGGGCTGCACGGCCGGGTGCTGGAGATCGGGTTCGGCTCGGGACTCAACATCCCGTTCTACCCGCCCGCGGTGACCGCCGTGTGCGCCGTTGAGCCGTCCGACGTCGCGTGGAAGCTGGCCCAGGATCGGGTCGCCGGGGCCCAGGTGCCGATCGAGCGGGTGGGCCTGGACGGCCAGTCGGTGCCGTTGCCGGACGACAGCTGCGACACCGCGCTGTCCACGTTCACGCTGTGCACGATCCCGGACGTCCGTGCGGCGCTTGGGGAGCTGCGGCGCGTGCTCAAACCGGGTGGCACGCTGCACTTCTTCGACCACGGGCTCGCGCCCGACGAGGAGGTGCAGCGCTGGCAGCACCGCCTGGACCCGCTGCAGACCCGGCTCTTCGGCGGCTGCCACCTGACGCGCCCGATCACCGGACTGCTCCGTGAAGCGGGCTTCGAACTGCACGAGGTCGAGCAGTTCTACGAAAAGGGCTCACCGAAGGTGATGGGAGCCGACTCGCTCGGTGTCGCGGTGTCCCCTTAG
- the gabT gene encoding 4-aminobutyrate--2-oxoglutarate transaminase, with translation MTTSTQTGIRQQRRLETAIPGPKSRELMARKTAAVAAGVGTTMPVFATAAGGGIVVDVDGNHLIDLGSGIAVTTVGASAPRVVDAVRAQAGAFTHTCFMVTPYEGYVAVAEALARLTPGGHAKRTALFNSGAEAVENAVKIARAHTGRNAVVVFDHAYHGRTNLTMAMTAKNMPYKHGFGPFAPEVYRAPLSYPLRDGGLDGATAASRALDVVEKQVGAANLAALVIEPIQGEGGFIEPAPGFLPALAEWCRANGVVFVADEVQTGFARTGDWFACEHEAVVPDLIVTAKGIAGGLPLSAVTGRAEIMDAVHAGGLGGTYGGNPLACAAALAAIETIETDGLVTRAREIGELLTTRLRGLGDPRIGDVRGRGAMIAAELVHPGTGEPDPALAKAVATTAHERGVIVLTCGTHGNVLRFLPPLTIGDDLLHDAMDVLGETFAS, from the coding sequence ATGACCACGAGCACCCAGACAGGTATCCGGCAGCAGCGGCGGCTGGAGACGGCGATCCCGGGACCGAAGTCCCGGGAACTGATGGCGCGCAAGACCGCGGCGGTCGCCGCCGGGGTCGGCACGACGATGCCGGTCTTCGCGACTGCGGCGGGCGGCGGCATCGTGGTCGACGTCGACGGCAACCACCTCATCGACCTCGGCTCGGGCATCGCGGTCACCACCGTGGGCGCCAGCGCGCCGCGGGTCGTCGACGCGGTGCGCGCCCAGGCCGGGGCGTTCACGCACACCTGCTTCATGGTCACCCCGTACGAGGGCTACGTCGCCGTCGCCGAGGCGCTGGCCCGGCTCACCCCGGGCGGGCACGCCAAGCGCACCGCGTTGTTCAACTCCGGCGCCGAGGCGGTGGAAAACGCCGTGAAGATCGCCCGCGCGCACACCGGCCGCAACGCCGTGGTGGTGTTCGACCACGCCTACCACGGCCGGACCAACCTGACGATGGCGATGACCGCCAAGAACATGCCCTACAAGCACGGGTTCGGGCCGTTCGCGCCGGAGGTCTACCGGGCGCCGCTGTCCTACCCGCTGCGCGACGGGGGCCTGGACGGCGCGACCGCGGCAAGCCGGGCGCTGGACGTGGTCGAGAAGCAGGTCGGGGCGGCGAACCTGGCGGCGCTGGTGATCGAGCCGATCCAGGGCGAGGGCGGGTTCATCGAGCCCGCGCCCGGGTTCCTGCCCGCGCTGGCCGAGTGGTGCCGCGCGAACGGCGTCGTGTTCGTCGCCGACGAGGTGCAGACGGGCTTCGCCCGCACCGGTGACTGGTTCGCCTGCGAGCACGAGGCGGTGGTCCCCGATCTGATCGTGACCGCCAAGGGCATCGCGGGTGGCCTGCCGCTGTCGGCGGTGACCGGCCGCGCGGAGATCATGGACGCCGTGCACGCCGGCGGGCTGGGCGGCACCTACGGCGGAAACCCGCTGGCCTGCGCCGCCGCGCTGGCCGCGATCGAGACCATCGAGACCGACGGGCTCGTGACGCGGGCCCGGGAGATCGGGGAGCTGCTGACCACGCGGCTGCGCGGGCTGGGCGATCCGCGGATCGGCGACGTGCGCGGCCGGGGGGCGATGATCGCGGCCGAGCTGGTGCACCCGGGCACCGGGGAACCGGACCCGGCACTGGCGAAGGCGGTCGCGACGACCGCCCACGAGCGCGGCGTGATCGTGCTGACCTGCGGGACCCACGGCAACGTCCTGCGTTTCCTGCCCCCGCTGACGATCGGCGACGACCTCCTGCACGACGCGATGGACGTGCTCGGGGAGACGTTCGCGAGCTAG
- a CDS encoding CynX/NimT family MFS transporter, with protein sequence MTSASRTRRSTLIWTLLALVLLSLNLRAAITGVPPVLSRLQEGFGLSGVGASVLTTLPELCVGIFSALAPVLARRIGTETAIAAALLVITAGLLLRVVSAQMALFAGTVLAGAGMATGNVLIPAVIKRVFPNRVGSLTGLAMMLLSVGGAAGAGLAVPLEHVGGWRLALAAWAVPALVAALVWGPLALRGRRELPDRAPEPAAAGTLLRSPLAWCVMIFMGMTSLMFYTLTSWLPEIMQGQGFTPATAGMMNSVIIIIGIPLGFVVPVLAARLRDQRPLVLAVVVLMGTGLAGLLLAPRAGWVWVTVFGVATGSAFPIALTLLNLRSDTHAVTARLSGMAQSGGYLLAACGPVTFGVLHTLSGGWKMSIWLLVLLLIPELGCGLVAARPGFVRLRTRRPAGRPGVGAGVG encoded by the coding sequence ATGACTTCCGCTTCCCGTACCCGAAGGTCCACGCTGATCTGGACCCTGCTCGCCCTGGTGCTGCTGTCGCTCAACCTGCGGGCGGCCATCACCGGGGTGCCCCCGGTGCTGAGCCGGCTCCAGGAGGGTTTCGGCCTCAGCGGTGTCGGGGCCAGCGTCCTCACCACCCTGCCGGAGCTGTGCGTGGGCATCTTCTCCGCGCTCGCCCCGGTGCTCGCCCGCCGGATCGGCACCGAGACGGCGATCGCCGCGGCACTCCTGGTGATCACCGCCGGGCTGCTGCTGCGCGTGGTGTCCGCCCAGATGGCCCTGTTCGCCGGGACCGTGCTCGCCGGAGCCGGGATGGCAACCGGCAACGTGCTGATTCCCGCGGTCATCAAACGGGTGTTCCCCAACCGGGTGGGATCACTCACCGGCTTGGCGATGATGCTGCTGTCGGTCGGCGGCGCGGCCGGTGCGGGGCTGGCCGTCCCGCTGGAACACGTCGGCGGCTGGCGGCTGGCCCTGGCCGCCTGGGCGGTCCCGGCGCTGGTCGCGGCCCTGGTCTGGGGCCCGCTCGCGCTCCGCGGGCGCAGGGAACTGCCGGACCGCGCGCCCGAGCCGGCCGCGGCGGGCACGCTCCTGCGGTCACCGCTGGCCTGGTGCGTGATGATCTTCATGGGCATGACGTCGCTGATGTTCTACACGCTGACGTCCTGGCTACCGGAGATCATGCAGGGGCAGGGGTTCACGCCCGCCACCGCCGGGATGATGAACTCGGTCATCATCATCATCGGCATCCCGCTCGGCTTCGTGGTCCCGGTGCTCGCCGCACGGCTGCGCGACCAGCGGCCGCTCGTGCTCGCGGTGGTCGTGCTGATGGGGACCGGGCTGGCCGGCCTGCTCCTGGCGCCGCGCGCGGGATGGGTCTGGGTCACCGTTTTCGGGGTCGCCACGGGCTCCGCGTTCCCGATCGCGCTCACGCTCCTCAACCTGCGGTCGGACACGCACGCGGTCACGGCACGGCTGTCGGGCATGGCCCAGTCCGGCGGGTATCTCCTCGCCGCGTGCGGGCCGGTGACCTTCGGGGTGCTGCACACCCTCAGCGGTGGCTGGAAGATGTCGATCTGGCTGCTGGTCCTGCTGCTGATACCCGAGCTCGGGTGCGGCCTGGTGGCGGCGCGGCCCGGCTTCGTGCGGCTGCGTACCCGGCGGCCCGCCGGTCGCCCCGGAGTCGGTGCGGGTGTGGGATGA